The Vicinamibacterales bacterium genome includes the window AAGGGCCGCGACGTCTCGTGGGACGATGGCCCGGGGAGACCCGCCGTCGCGCTGATCTCGGCGTCCCTCGCTCGCGCGGTGTTCCCGGCCGGCGGCGAGATCGGCCAGCACCTCCGGATCGCCGGACCCGATCGTCGAGACGTCGAAGTGATCGGCGTCGTCGCCGATGCGCCGTACGTCAAGCTGGACGACCCGGCGCCGCTCGTCGTCTTCCGGCCGATCATGCAGGAAACGGCACGGACGCAGTTTCCGATCGCGTACGTCCGCGCGACAGGCGACCTCGCGACGGTGCGCGACGGCTATACCCGCGTCATCGCGTCGCTCGACCACCGGTCGCTGCGCGGCTTCATCACTTCGTCGGCATGGGTCGACGGCGTGCTGGTGCAGGAGCGGTTCACCGCGGCGCTGTCGACATTCGCGGCGGCGCTCACGGTGCTTCTGGCCTGCATGGGCGTGTACGGGCTGCTGGCGTACTCCGTGACGGCGCGGACCCGGGAGATCGGTGTGCGCGTGGCCCTCGGCGCCACGCGCCCGACCGTCGTCTGGATGATCGTGCGGGACGGCCTTGCGATTGCGGTTCCCGGCGTGCTCATTGGCGCTCCGTGCGCGTGGGCTGCTGCACGGCTCGTACGGGCGCAGCTCTACGGCATCGCCCCGGGTGATCCGCGCACGCTGGCGATCGGCGCGGCGATCCTGCTTGCCACGGTGCTCGCCTCGTCACTGGTGCCGGCGCTGCGCGCGTCGCGGGTGGCGCCCCTCGAAGCGCTGCGCGACGAGTAGCCGTCCCGCCAGACTTCCGAATCATTCCGAGCACACGGGCAACACCTTCGGCGCGAAGGCGTGTCGATCGGCTCGAGGCGAACGGCCTCGGACCGTTTGACAGCCATTCGTCGACGATGCCATCGTCGTCGTCATGGCGACGGACGACCGCAACAACGAACAGGAAGCGCGGATCGAGGCACTCAAGGCGCAGGCGGCGGCGCTGGGCGGCGGACACATGGCCTACGAGGAAGCAGGCCTGAGCCCGGAGCTGCGCGAACAGTTCTGGCGCCGTGTCATCGACGCGGAGACCGCGCCCACGACGACTCTCGTCAAGGAACTCAACGGGATCGGTGTGGAACTGCCGGATCCCGAGGGGCTGGATGACGCGGCGCTGCACGAGGTCCTGTGGAAAGTCATCCAGGCGCTCGGCACGCTGCACGTGTACCTGGATCAGACGGATCATCTCAGCGACCGCGAGCTGTACACGAAACTGCTGCGTGAAACGCTTCCCGAAGAGATGGATGCGCTCGACGGCGACGACAACACCGCGTGCCACATCGACATACTGGGCGGCTGGAGTCTCGAGGACGTCGCGCTCTTCCTGAAGTACTACGCCGGCGAGGAGCAACGCGAATATTGGCGCCGGAACAATCCCGAAATCGAGATGCCGCAGCACGAGGACCCGCCGTACGACCGCGACAGCCATCTGCCCCAGCCGTGGTGGTACACGTAGGAGGAGTCGCCGGCGGATGAATGGGCTGGCAGGACAGGAGCCGGTGGCGTGCGAGAATGACCCCGATGGGGAAGGGCCGCGGTCCGCAGGATCCCTTTGGCACCTACCGGGAATGGGCCGAGCATCGGCTGGATCCGGGGCACTATCTGGGCGGAACGATCGAACCGCACCTGCGGAAGTCCGAGCTTGGTCCGAGAGCGCGGCGCCTCAGCGGGATCATGCTGACGGCAAGCGGCGCCATGGGCGTGATGTCGTTGCTGGCGCTGGAGTGGACCGCGATAGGCGATATGCCGGCGTGGCTGGGATATCCGGCATTCCTTCTCACGTTCGGCGGTCTGCTGCTCGTCATCTGGGCGGGGGTGACGCTCTTCCGGTCGGATCCCGCCACGCCGCGACACCCGGAGAAACGACGAGGATCTTCGCAGAGCCGCGCCGCCCGCCGTCGATAGGCTTCGCCGCACACCGGCGCCGCCGTGCCTCACATCTGGCGCGTGGACACCAACGCCCGCGACACGGCGGCGATGGGCGCATTTTCCAGCGGCGGCCGCAGACTGGCGCGATCGGCGTCGGCATGCCCCGATTGGAGTCGTCGTCCGCGGCCGAATCCACGCCGGCGACGATGCCGGCATGGACGATGCGACTCGCGAACCCGATCGACGGCCGAAAGGACACCGAGATCCTCGTCGGCGAGATGACGAACTGGCGGCCGGCGCCGCTTACTTGAACGCCTTCTGAACGAAGTCGGCGAGGTTCTGCCGCCAGAGCGGCCACACGTGGCCCACCTCCGGCGCTTCCTCCTCGGTGAAGCGTACGTTCTTCGTTTTCAGCCACGCCTTGAACTGCCGGTTCACACCCACCAGTCCATCGGCCGTGCCACACCCGATGAACAGGTACTTGATCCGGGAGTTGGCCCTGGCGTCGAGAGCCGGAAAGTTCTTCTCGAAATCCGCGGCCGTGAGCGGCGGGCCTCCGCCCCGCCCGCCGCGGCCCCGGCCCTCGGCGGCAGCCGCCGCCGCCGGCGCCGCCCCAGCCGGCGCGGGAGCCGCCGGGGGTGCTGCACCCGGCGTCCCCGCCGGCGGCATCGCGCGCGGCCACATGACGAAGGCACCGCTGAACGATCCGAGCCACGCGAACTTGTCGAGATTGTTCAGCCCCGTGTAGAGCGCCTCGGCACCGCCCATCGACAAGCCCGCGATCGCTCGTTCCTCGCGGCTGCTGCTGACGTGATACCCCTTCTGCACCTGCGGCATCACTTCGGTCAGCAGGATCTTCGCGTAGCCGGTCACGATGTCAGCGGAGTTGGCATTCGGTCCGGCGCTCGTGCCATAGCCGAGCGTCGTCACGACGACCATGGGCACCGCCTTGCCCTGCGCGATCAGGTTGTCGAGGATGACGCTCGCCGCGCCGCCGTTCATCCACCGCTCCGCGTCGTCCCCCAGCCCGTGCAGCAGGTAGAGCACGGGATACGCCCGCGAGCGCTGCACGTCGTAGCCGGGCGGCGTGTAGACGAAGAAGTCCCGCTCGTCGCTGGCGACGGTCGAGCGAAACCGGTGGCGGGCAATCGCCCCGCGCGGGACGTTGGCCGCCGGCAGCCAGGGCTCTGGCCCGGGGACGACGAACATCGACTGGAACCCGTTGAAGCTGGTCTGCACCTGCCGGTTGTTCGGGTCGTTGATGGTCGTCCCGTCGATGACGAGCTGGTACGTATGGAGACCGGGACCGAACGTGCCGGACGTGACGCTCCAGACACCCTGTTCGTCCCTGGCCATCGGCAGGCTCTTGCCTCCGACCGCGACCGCCACGTCCTTTGCGTTCGGCGCGCGGAGGCGGAAGGTGACGCTGCCGTCCGCCCCGACCTCCGGTGATTTCACGGCTGCTCCGCCGCGTCCGCCACCGCGTCCGGCGGGCGGCGGGGCGGCGCCCGGGGGCTGCGTGCCGGCTGCGGCCGGCGGGGGCTGCTGCCACGCGTGCAGCGACGGCGCAACGAGCGCACCTGCGAACAGAACAATCAGCCACGGCCGCCTTTGCATACGAGCAGCTCCGTCAGAATCGTGAAACCGGCGAATAATATACCGTCCGGCGAGACCTCGGTCATGAAGATCACCATCTACATCGCTATGCCGGCCAACGGACTGATCTCGAACAGCCGGAACGTTCGCGACTGGCTCTCGCCCGAGTCGTTCTCGCCGCCAAAGGCTTCGGTCAGGTGAGCGGTGTCTATTTCGTCAGATGACGTGTAGAGTTCTGGCAGTCGGCTCCGACTACATGATGAACGCCCCGCACGCGGGCCACATCACAGGAGCCGAGCATGGCACGTCCTCAGAAGATCACCACGCACCTCTGGTTCAACGGCAACGCCGAGGCGGCGGTCGAGTTCTACACCTCCCTGTTTCCGGATTCGCGGGTTACCAACGTGGCCCGGTGGGGCGACGGGGGCCCCGCGCCCAAGGGGACCGTCCTGAACATCACGTTCGAGATGGCCGGGCAGACGTTCATCGCCCTGAACGGCGGGCCTCAGTACACGTTCACGCCGGCGATCTCGCTGTTCGTGTCGTGCGAGTCTCAGGCGCAGGTGGACGAGCTGTGGACGAAGCTCCTCGCCGGCGGCGGCAAGCCGAACGCCTGCGGATGGCTCGACGACCGGTATGGCCTGTCGTGGCAGATCGTTCCGACGGCGCTCATGGAGCTGATGAGCGATCCGGACCCGAAGGCGTCCGGACGCGTCGCCCGAGCGCTGATGGGGATGCAGAAGATTGACATCGCGGCGCTGCGCCAGGCACACGCGGCCGCGTAGCCACACCACGAGGACACATCATGAAGTACATGCTGATGATGAACGCGCCCCGCGGAGGGGCGTACCAGATCGCGGGCTGGCCCGCGGCAGCGATCACCGCCCACATCGCGTTCATGCGGGACTTCGCCGGCAGGCTCTCGGCTGCAGGAGAGCTGGTCGCGGCCGAGGGCCTGAGCGGGCCTGAGGAGGCGAAGCGCGTGCGAGCCGGCGCCGGCGGCGAGCCCATCACCGACGGCGTGTTCCCCGAATCGAAGGAGTTCCTGGCCGGCTACTGGATCGTGGACGTCGACACGCCCGAGCGCGCCTACGCGATCGCCGCAGAGGCCTCCGCGGCTCCGGGCCCGGGCGGCCGGCCGTTGAATCTCGCCATCGAGGTGCGGCAGGTGATGAGCGGCGCGCCGGCCGACTGGGCGTCGAGCACATGATCCCGCGGCTGGACGATCGCGCTCAGGAGCTGTTGCGCGATCTCGCACCCGCGGTCCTCGGCGGCCTGGTGCGCCGTTACCGCGATTTCGGTGCGTGCGAAGACGCGGTGCAGGAGGCGCTGCTTGCCGCCGCGATGCAGTGGCCGACGCAGGGCATGCCCGACAACCCGAAAGGCTGGCTGATCACCGTGGCCGCGCGCCGGCTCACCGATCACATCCGGGCGGACGCCGCCCGCAGACATCGTGAGCAGCTGGTGGCCAGCCTGATCCCCGCCGACCAGCAGATCGCGCTGGCGGCGGATGCTGCCGGCGTCAACGAGCGGGACGAGACGCTCGACCTTTACTTCATGTGCTGCCATCCGGCGTTGTCGGCGGCATCGCAGGTCGCGCTCACGCTGCGCGTCATGGGCGGCCTCACTACGGGTGAAATCGCGCGCGCGTTCCTGGTGCCCGAGCGGACGATGGCGCAGCGCCTGACGCGCGCGAAACAGACGATCGAATCAGCCGGGCGAAGCTTCCCCGACCTTACAGCGGACGATCGTGCGGCCCGCCTGCCCACCGTACTCAACGTGCTGTACCTGATCTTCAGCGAAGGGTACACCGCCGCCCAGGGAGACGAGCTGTACCGCCTCGACCTGTCGAACGAGGCAATCCGGGTGGCCCGGCTGCTCTCGCGATTGCTGCCGGATCACCCGGAAGTCTCCGGCCTGCTTGCGCTGATGCTGCTCACCGACGCGCGGCGCGCGGCGCGGGCGGGGCCGAACGGCGAGCTGATCCCGCTCGACGAACAGGTTCGATCGCGCTGGAACCAGGAGCGCATCTCGGAAGGCAAGCGGATCCTCGAGCGGGCGCTGGCGCGAGGCGCCGCCGGTCCGTACCAGATTCAGGCCGCCATCGCCGCGCTGCACGACGAAGCACCCAGCACCGAGGCGACGGACTGGCCGCAGATCCTCGCGCTCTACGACGCGCTGCGATGTTACGGCAGCCCGATGGCGCGGCTCAGCCGCGCGATCGCCCTTGCGATGGTCGAGGGGGCCGACGCCGGTCTGGCTGCCCTGGAGGACCTCGCCGCCGATCCACGTCTTGCGGCCCACCATCGGCTGGCGGCGGCCCGTGCGCACCTGCTCGAGCGGGCGGGCCGTCACCACGAGGCGGTCGACGAGTATCGTCGCGCCTCGCAGCGCACGGCGAACACGCCGGAGCGGAACTACCTCCTCCTGCGCGCGGCGCGGCTCAGCGACTCGCTCGCGGCGGCCGGATTGAACGGTGTCGCGCCGCGCCCGAATCTCTCGGGCGGCTATCGCACCGTCACCGGCCCCAGATACTGATCGAACCAGCCGAGCACGTCCCGAATCAGCTCGTTGAGCGGCGGAATGTGGCCGCCTTCGTGGATCGCGAGCCGCTTGCGGTCGGGCGGCGCGCCGAGCAGCGCGAACAGCGGCCGGGCGACGTCGTCGAGCGGGAAAATGAAATCGTCGCGCCCGTTCAACATCAGCGTCGGGGCGGTGATGCGCGGCGCGAAGTTGATGGGATCGGCCTCCGCGGGCCGGCGGCCGGTCTGCAGTCCTCCGGACAACAGCACGACCGCCTTCAGCCGCGGTTCGACGGCGAC containing:
- a CDS encoding YciI family protein, with protein sequence MKYMLMMNAPRGGAYQIAGWPAAAITAHIAFMRDFAGRLSAAGELVAAEGLSGPEEAKRVRAGAGGEPITDGVFPESKEFLAGYWIVDVDTPERAYAIAAEASAAPGPGGRPLNLAIEVRQVMSGAPADWASST
- a CDS encoding VOC family protein translates to MARPQKITTHLWFNGNAEAAVEFYTSLFPDSRVTNVARWGDGGPAPKGTVLNITFEMAGQTFIALNGGPQYTFTPAISLFVSCESQAQVDELWTKLLAGGGKPNACGWLDDRYGLSWQIVPTALMELMSDPDPKASGRVARALMGMQKIDIAALRQAHAAA
- a CDS encoding alpha/beta hydrolase-fold protein, with translation MKSPEVGADGSVTFRLRAPNAKDVAVAVGGKSLPMARDEQGVWSVTSGTFGPGLHTYQLVIDGTTINDPNNRQVQTSFNGFQSMFVVPGPEPWLPAANVPRGAIARHRFRSTVASDERDFFVYTPPGYDVQRSRAYPVLYLLHGLGDDAERWMNGGAASVILDNLIAQGKAVPMVVVTTLGYGTSAGPNANSADIVTGYAKILLTEVMPQVQKGYHVSSSREERAIAGLSMGGAEALYTGLNNLDKFAWLGSFSGAFVMWPRAMPPAGTPGAAPPAAPAPAGAAPAAAAAAEGRGRGGRGGGPPLTAADFEKNFPALDARANSRIKYLFIGCGTADGLVGVNRQFKAWLKTKNVRFTEEEAPEVGHVWPLWRQNLADFVQKAFK
- a CDS encoding FtsX-like permease family protein, whose amino-acid sequence is KGRDVSWDDGPGRPAVALISASLARAVFPAGGEIGQHLRIAGPDRRDVEVIGVVADAPYVKLDDPAPLVVFRPIMQETARTQFPIAYVRATGDLATVRDGYTRVIASLDHRSLRGFITSSAWVDGVLVQERFTAALSTFAAALTVLLACMGVYGLLAYSVTARTREIGVRVALGATRPTVVWMIVRDGLAIAVPGVLIGAPCAWAAARLVRAQLYGIAPGDPRTLAIGAAILLATVLASSLVPALRASRVAPLEALRDE
- a CDS encoding DUF6596 domain-containing protein; protein product: MIPRLDDRAQELLRDLAPAVLGGLVRRYRDFGACEDAVQEALLAAAMQWPTQGMPDNPKGWLITVAARRLTDHIRADAARRHREQLVASLIPADQQIALAADAAGVNERDETLDLYFMCCHPALSAASQVALTLRVMGGLTTGEIARAFLVPERTMAQRLTRAKQTIESAGRSFPDLTADDRAARLPTVLNVLYLIFSEGYTAAQGDELYRLDLSNEAIRVARLLSRLLPDHPEVSGLLALMLLTDARRAARAGPNGELIPLDEQVRSRWNQERISEGKRILERALARGAAGPYQIQAAIAALHDEAPSTEATDWPQILALYDALRCYGSPMARLSRAIALAMVEGADAGLAALEDLAADPRLAAHHRLAAARAHLLERAGRHHEAVDEYRRASQRTANTPERNYLLLRAARLSDSLAAAGLNGVAPRPNLSGGYRTVTGPRY